The Virgibacillus phasianinus genome includes a window with the following:
- a CDS encoding chromate transporter has product MKYWHIFLAFFIPGILGYGGGPASIPLVENEVVRRYEWMSVQDFSEMLALANSLPGPIATKMAGFIGYDEGGVLGAFVGVFAAVAPSLIIMILLLGVLYKYKDSSKVKRLTQYVRPVIAILLGVMAWRFFQESYDGVGLWQTALITVSSYLLIERMKVHPAFVIAAALVYGGLFLG; this is encoded by the coding sequence ATGAAGTATTGGCATATATTTTTGGCCTTCTTCATACCAGGTATTCTTGGCTATGGTGGTGGGCCAGCCTCCATTCCTCTTGTCGAAAATGAAGTGGTACGACGTTATGAATGGATGAGTGTCCAGGATTTCAGTGAAATGCTGGCATTGGCAAACTCATTGCCTGGTCCAATTGCGACTAAAATGGCCGGTTTTATTGGTTATGATGAGGGTGGCGTTTTAGGTGCATTTGTTGGCGTCTTCGCGGCTGTGGCACCGTCATTAATTATTATGATTTTGCTGTTGGGTGTTTTGTATAAATACAAGGACTCAAGCAAAGTAAAACGACTGACACAATATGTACGCCCCGTTATTGCAATCTTACTTGGTGTCATGGCGTGGCGGTTTTTCCAGGAATCATATGACGGTGTCGGATTATGGCAAACGGCATTGATTACCGTTAGCAGTTATTTATTAATCGAGCGGATGAAGGTCCATCCAGCCTTTGTTATTGCAGCTGCACTTGTGTATGGTGGATTATTTTTGGGATAG
- a CDS encoding glycerophosphodiester phosphodiesterase, which translates to MVLNYAHRGSLTEAPENTLPAFQKAFNHGAKGIELDVQLTKDDHLVVCHNHTFSKYNKEVNGRIRDFTLEKIRQIDVGSNFSEAFKGVTLPTLEEVLEICPADVKVNVEIKNIPVIYPGIEERLLECLQRYNRLDNLLISSFDHVALEKVQQLAPSVELGMLFYYRILRAWEYAKNSGLNITSIHPNNVYTDQEFVESCKEHGFQVYPYTVNTVERYEELVDFGVNGVFSNSPEVFGK; encoded by the coding sequence ATGGTTTTAAATTATGCACATCGCGGGTCATTAACTGAGGCACCAGAAAATACGTTACCGGCCTTCCAAAAAGCATTTAATCATGGAGCAAAAGGGATAGAGCTTGATGTTCAGCTAACAAAAGATGACCATCTCGTTGTCTGCCATAATCATACGTTTTCCAAATACAATAAAGAAGTTAACGGCCGGATCCGGGATTTTACACTAGAGAAAATCAGGCAGATTGATGTCGGGTCAAATTTCTCAGAAGCATTCAAAGGCGTGACTTTGCCAACGTTAGAAGAAGTCCTGGAAATATGCCCCGCCGACGTTAAAGTAAATGTGGAAATCAAGAATATACCGGTAATTTATCCAGGAATTGAAGAACGACTGCTGGAATGTTTGCAAAGGTATAACCGACTGGATAATCTATTGATTTCATCATTTGACCATGTTGCCCTCGAGAAAGTGCAGCAGCTAGCACCGAGCGTTGAGCTTGGCATGTTATTTTATTATCGAATTCTTCGTGCCTGGGAGTATGCAAAGAATAGCGGATTAAACATTACCAGCATCCATCCGAATAATGTTTATACAGATCAGGAGTTTGTTGAAAGCTGTAAGGAACATGGATTTCAGGTTTATCCATATACAGTAAATACGGTTGAACGTTATGAAGAGTTAGTCGATTTTGGTGTCAATGGAGTATTTTCCAACAGCCCCGAGGTATTTGGAAAATAA
- the murJ gene encoding murein biosynthesis integral membrane protein MurJ, with amino-acid sequence MNKMIKAFGILTVLSIVGKILGFLREALIAAYFGTTGTADAYFVASIIPIVLFTAIGTSIQAGIIPIYMKDKSRSLQAANEKLHALGSFFIWVGLGLSVLTFLFAEPIIRIMAPGFTLDQTNQAILLTRILAPSLLLLTLTGISTGLMHANKQFVIPSLSPVVQNSIIILAIIFLTKVYGIVGVAIGVVLGTFIQTFVQYPALRKIGFKFAFQINRKLIKTTLSLFIPVILAAIVMQLNDVVDRIVTSFLETGSVAAINYANRLLWLPLSIMLMPVVTIFYPTLVEKATDNMETFLKMLRKGVLIIFIFAIPFECVMLTEGKNLVEMAYGRGVFDIRSLQLTVQAFLFFSIALPFFALRDFFLNALYAVHQFKVAFYSCLIGLCVNTILSIYLSSFMDIAGVALATSISMVVTVMFMLLKVRSIYAFSIKHGLILFGKLLTIFIVIMGVTQLLDPFLRHNNPWIEVIYTTVIVFVLYGTLLYLWKIPVWKKIKS; translated from the coding sequence TTGTATTATTCACGGCAATCGGCACGTCCATTCAAGCCGGGATTATTCCTATTTATATGAAGGATAAAAGCAGATCACTGCAGGCTGCAAATGAAAAACTGCATGCACTTGGATCCTTTTTTATCTGGGTTGGCCTCGGATTAAGTGTCCTGACCTTTTTATTCGCTGAACCAATCATTCGGATTATGGCTCCGGGATTTACACTCGATCAGACCAATCAAGCTATCCTGTTAACCCGGATTTTAGCACCAAGCTTATTACTCTTAACCTTGACTGGAATCTCAACTGGACTCATGCATGCGAATAAACAATTTGTCATTCCATCGTTATCGCCAGTCGTTCAAAACAGTATCATTATCCTTGCAATAATCTTTTTAACAAAAGTCTATGGAATTGTCGGAGTGGCGATTGGAGTGGTCTTAGGCACTTTCATTCAAACGTTTGTCCAATACCCAGCCCTGCGCAAAATTGGCTTCAAGTTTGCGTTTCAGATAAATAGAAAGCTAATCAAAACTACATTATCATTGTTTATTCCCGTTATATTAGCAGCAATTGTGATGCAGTTAAACGATGTGGTAGATCGGATCGTAACATCGTTTTTGGAAACGGGAAGTGTTGCGGCCATAAACTATGCAAATCGTTTATTATGGTTGCCGCTTAGTATCATGCTAATGCCAGTCGTAACAATCTTTTACCCGACACTTGTGGAAAAGGCAACCGATAATATGGAAACGTTTCTTAAGATGCTGCGTAAAGGTGTTCTAATCATCTTCATTTTCGCTATTCCATTTGAATGTGTGATGCTGACAGAAGGGAAAAACTTAGTTGAGATGGCATATGGGCGCGGCGTATTTGATATTCGTTCCCTGCAATTAACGGTTCAGGCATTTCTATTCTTTTCGATAGCCCTGCCCTTCTTTGCATTGCGCGACTTTTTTTTAAATGCTTTGTATGCAGTTCATCAATTCAAGGTTGCCTTTTATTCCTGCTTAATTGGGCTTTGTGTCAATACAATCCTCAGTATTTATCTGTCATCCTTCATGGATATTGCCGGGGTGGCCCTGGCGACCAGCATTTCCATGGTAGTAACGGTCATGTTTATGCTGCTTAAAGTTCGTTCCATTTATGCCTTTTCAATTAAACATGGACTGATTTTATTCGGAAAGCTGCTGACCATTTTCATTGTGATTATGGGCGTCACCCAGCTGCTCGATCCATTTCTGCGGCATAACAATCCATGGATTGAGGTCATTTACACAACTGTGATTGTATTCGTTTTATATGGCACACTGCTTTATCTATGGAAAATCCCAGTGTGGAAAAAGATTAAATCGTGA